Proteins from one Catenuloplanes atrovinosus genomic window:
- a CDS encoding AMP-dependent synthetase/ligase, whose product MTLEVPYRSIADMLLQRVAKTPDRHAFAHPSADDSGPVWLNWSQVGERASAIAAGLRALGIDHEDRVAILSTTRLEWILADLGVMLAGGATTTVYPTTEPGDATFIIGDSGSTVLIAENQVQAGKLAGADLPALTHVVLIDGRADPHAAIPQLTLADLEAKGRAELAADPSLIERVVARIEPEHVATLIYTSGTTGRPKGVELLHRGWTWEGVAQAQLGLLLESDLQYLWLPLSHSFGKSLICGIVHVGVPTYVDGRVDKLIDMLAVIRPTLMCSAPRVYEKVYNRAVTNGTGAGGLKAKIFTWAVAVGKEKVAHEQTNMPVPAVLRAKYAIAEKLVFSKLQARLGGRMRALVSGSAALSPQIAEFFAAANLPILEGYGLTESSAANFVNRPEKVKIGSVGKPLGDLECRIDADGEVLLRGAPVMRGYHNLPEETAAAFTEDGFFRTGDIGELDADGFLKITDRKKDLVKTSGGKYVAPSHIEGRFKAICPYTSQVVVVGQSRNFCTMLIALDPDALASWAAGTPHAGKSYADLVATPEVKAMVDDYVRQLNEGLNRWETIKKYTILHRDLTIEDGEMTPSLKIKRRVVEANFSDEIESMYEGSLAHL is encoded by the coding sequence ATGACCCTTGAAGTTCCTTACCGGTCAATTGCGGACATGTTGCTTCAGCGGGTGGCGAAGACGCCCGACCGCCACGCGTTCGCGCATCCGAGCGCGGACGACTCCGGCCCGGTCTGGCTGAACTGGTCACAGGTGGGTGAGCGGGCGTCCGCGATCGCGGCCGGCCTGCGCGCGCTCGGCATCGACCACGAGGACCGGGTGGCGATCCTGTCCACCACGCGGCTGGAGTGGATCCTCGCCGACCTCGGCGTGATGCTGGCCGGCGGTGCCACCACCACGGTCTACCCGACCACCGAGCCCGGCGACGCCACGTTCATCATCGGCGACTCCGGCTCCACCGTGCTCATCGCGGAGAACCAGGTGCAGGCCGGCAAGCTGGCCGGCGCGGACCTCCCCGCGCTCACCCACGTGGTCCTGATCGACGGCCGGGCCGACCCGCACGCGGCGATCCCGCAGCTCACGCTCGCCGATCTGGAGGCGAAGGGCCGCGCCGAGCTGGCCGCCGACCCGTCGCTGATCGAGCGCGTGGTGGCCCGCATCGAGCCGGAGCACGTGGCCACGCTGATCTACACGTCCGGCACCACCGGCCGGCCCAAGGGCGTGGAGCTGCTGCACCGCGGCTGGACCTGGGAGGGTGTGGCGCAGGCGCAGCTCGGCCTGCTGCTCGAGTCCGACCTGCAGTACCTGTGGCTGCCGCTGTCCCACTCGTTCGGCAAGTCGCTGATCTGCGGCATCGTCCACGTCGGCGTGCCCACCTACGTCGACGGCCGGGTGGACAAGCTGATCGACATGCTCGCGGTGATCCGCCCGACGCTGATGTGCTCCGCGCCGCGCGTCTACGAGAAGGTCTACAACCGCGCGGTCACCAACGGCACCGGCGCCGGCGGCCTCAAGGCGAAGATCTTCACCTGGGCCGTCGCGGTCGGCAAGGAGAAGGTGGCGCACGAGCAGACGAACATGCCGGTCCCCGCGGTGCTGCGCGCCAAGTACGCGATCGCGGAGAAGCTGGTCTTCAGCAAGCTCCAGGCCCGGCTCGGCGGCCGCATGCGCGCGCTGGTCTCCGGCTCCGCCGCACTCAGCCCGCAGATCGCCGAGTTCTTCGCCGCCGCGAACCTGCCCATCCTGGAGGGCTACGGCCTGACCGAGTCCAGCGCCGCCAACTTCGTCAACCGCCCGGAGAAGGTCAAGATCGGCTCCGTCGGCAAGCCGCTCGGCGACCTGGAGTGCCGCATCGACGCCGACGGCGAGGTGCTGCTGCGCGGCGCCCCCGTCATGCGCGGCTACCACAACCTCCCCGAGGAGACCGCCGCCGCGTTCACCGAGGACGGCTTCTTCCGCACCGGCGACATCGGCGAGCTGGACGCCGACGGCTTCCTGAAGATCACCGACCGCAAGAAGGACCTGGTCAAGACCTCCGGCGGCAAGTACGTGGCCCCGTCCCACATCGAGGGCCGGTTCAAGGCGATCTGCCCGTACACCTCCCAGGTCGTGGTGGTCGGCCAGTCCCGCAACTTCTGCACCATGCTGATCGCACTCGACCCCGACGCGCTGGCCTCCTGGGCCGCCGGCACCCCGCACGCGGGCAAGTCCTACGCCGACCTGGTCGCCACGCCCGAGGTCAAGGCCATGGTCGACGACTACGTCCGGCAGCTCAACGAGGGCCTCAACCGCTGGGAAACCATCAAGAAGTACACGATCCTCCACCGCGACCTGACCATCGAGGACGGCGAGATGACCCCGTCCCTGAAGATCAAGCGCCGCGTCGTCGAGGCCAACTTCTCCGACGAGATCGAATCCATGTACGAGGGCTCCCTCGCCCACCTCTGA